tcacatatcaacTTAAGCGTCGCATACATAACATATCATTTATCAAGTCAAACATATGacacaaaaattgtaaaattaatccTCAAGCTAGCAATTTAGGCATTATCATGAAGCATATCAAAATTAGAATGTACAACTCGAAACCAACTATGCTTCCAACACATTTTCCTTCCCTTTCACCTTAAAGCTCTCACCAACTTCCTTAGCTTCAAGTTCATTgccaaaataataaatcaagtcAAATTAACcataaacaacaataaaaattcctaaaccTAATGAAATGATGCAATTCGATAGGGCGAGACTTTCATTTCACCTAAACCACTTAAGAGAACTTTAAACTAAATGTCCccaaactaaaatataataacttgCTAATGATTTAGGGCTCCTAATTAGTCTAGACATCTCTTAATTCTAGCAAACTTATTCTTAAATCCCATCACTCTTCTCTCTCTAAAACTCAtcctaaattgcaaaaattcactcaaatccatttcaaatatgcaaaaattctAATGTTATTCTAAACTCATTAGCCCCAAGTATCTAACCAAAAATCttcaagaaaaacacaaaattaaagcGCTATCTATGAGTGAAATTGATGTGAACaaaggaaaagatgaaaaatggtGAAACCATGatttcaaaaactaaaattaattataatgaattaaatGTGAAGTTTTACTTACTTTGCTGAAATCAAATGTTTGTATtcaagaaaaactcaaagaaccAACCCCTTCCTATCAATGGTAGTTTTCATATGAATGAGGAAGggaaatcatgattttaaaaattaaaatgatgaaagaaTTGATGAGAAAACATGTTTACCTTACTAATATTGACTGGTTGAAAATCAAGAATCAAATTGTTTGAGAGAAAATGTTTTCAAACAACTCatgaaaatgaatagaaaataaTTGTTGGCTATAACAAATCGCACCTATTAGTCTATTTGCTCTCATGCCCTTGGGCTGATAACCGTTTTAAGACATTACTCCTTTCTAATTTTGTTTCTCACTCTTAAGACATTTGCCCCactaatttttatttccttGCCACAACTTctaattttcttaataataactaaattaatcactaataatgaattagaaaataaatctgGAAACCTTTTGAAATGTCTCGAATACTAATTCTGACCGTACTTTGggaattataatttgaattgcATGCACGATAACTGATCAGACAATCAGAAAACAAAATCATGCTAGACTCAAGTGCTTTTAATCTGCTGTTCGAtctgtttctttaattttagaatagaGAGGGAGAAAAGATTTAAGCAAAAACAGAGATAGAAATAAGTAGCTAGcatggataaaaataaaatattagaaaacacGAGAGGGAAAATAAATGCAGCATTTTCCCCTCCGaggagaaaaagtgaaaaacaaACCCTTCCCTTGGGGGGCAGATAGTTTGCAAAACTCGGATGAAGAGGACTgctctttttctctctctgcATTGTAAATTATCCTTTTACAGCAAtacatttaagtttaattttttttaataaaatttgaataatttacaaCACTAATGTTTCATTTTAGAAGAGAAACAAACCTCTATTCTAAACAAAACCACTTCTGAATAACCAGAAATATACATTTTCCGGGGTGGTTGTTTTGGCCCCCTATAATCAAGTTGGTCTCCATGAATGCCTTAGGCTTAGCCTGAAAAGTTGAAGCAACAGTAATTACGGCTCCATATGATTATTAAATGTAGAACActctttttcattcatttatattCACCTCCAAACTCACCCATGGGTACATCaacttttattaaataagattatgtttgtcattaaaattttaaatttgtttaaattatatttaccAAGAATATAATCATGGAAATATAATTCAACATATTTGTGAAGAGCAAAAATATGTTCTTGAAGAGTTAACAAATCGCAAATAAAtatgtttctatttttaaatataaattaataaattactactattcaattatttataattactaaaattatatataaaaaatttgaggtttacatgaaatttagtccatttaatttctgaatttaaaattcaagttcaactaTTATCACcgttaaattcttttattaaatttattggtataatatcttgaaattaaaatattggcAACTtgtaacaataatatttttcttaaaatattcacTCAATATAAATTACTTTTTAGTTGTAATGTGatattaacatttaatataGTACCAgagtaaaaactaaaatttaataaaataatacaaggcAAACCAAAAGTAGCGTTAAGTGGTAGGGTTGTTGGGACCTTACTTTTCTATAACAGtatagataatattaattatataacaatCCTGCAATTTTAAACCAACTCTAGTCACTACATACTGTTTTTCTATTGGTACCTATTGCCCggatatattattatttttacaaaatactttttatatatgtatataaatattaaataataaaattaaatagaaataaaaatttcgtaaaatGGTAAAGATAACATTCTAAAAATTATTGATGGCAccttatgtcaattttaaaataaaatacaaaatattatttaattagctTCACAAATACAATCATTAGACAACACATAAACAagtaaaaatctattttataaattaaacaataaagcTATTTCATTCCATAATTcaacaaatctaaaataaataattttaattttaattttaatttttaataccaCACTATATTCCAACTGGTATGCACTGGCACCAATTATACCAATCgaaatttgtatcaaagtggAATGATCTATTGTAGGAATGAAACGTTCCGGCTGATATAAGTGACACCGGAACGATACCAACTATCATgataatattcataaaaaattgtttatattgatttcgcttaataaattaattttaaaatgctttCCATTTATTCCATTTAATAaagaaacataaattaatttataaatttattaagcGAAATGAATATAAACAACTGTTGAGGTGCAGAACTGtaggtttctttttttctctctttcaaaATGCCCAAGAATGGGGGTGGGACCGCCTGCAATGACTGACGGACATGATGGGACCGCTCATAATCGCACGGCTATAATTTTTCAGTGAGTGGAGGAGGTTGGAACATTTGCTGACAACTGGATGCCACGTGTCAGATCAGTGAGGCTCCAAATAGAGGCACGTTGCCACGCGGGAACCCACGGAAAGGGACCATGACAGCTGGCCACCATTTGCAATATCATTTATTTGGGTTCTATTTTGAATTTCCATGGACgatgaaattatgataaaaatttaatattttttaagtaaaatttaaattaggaaataatgttattttaatttcaaattcagTCAAagtttaataacattattaaatattaatgttttagatataaaatatgaGCATAataagaaaaggtaaaattgtcaaatacaTCATCGATGCaggtataattttaaaattaccatcattttataaatattaaatgcatTCATTTTATTCGCACCTCACttcactttaattttatttttgttagttatttaaatacatatgattttttatgacatgtttatatatttttatcattctaataattatttatataagtaaaataataatttttacagtaaaaaataagataaaataaataaacaattattatAACCATTCGATAggcagtttttaaaaaattcatttcgtCACAcccaatttttcaaaaaattcatggatggttggaatttttttattatggaAGATGATGCAGTCTTTTTTATCTCTAAGCCATTTACGGTCGAAAGCGTAAGGTCACTTTCCGCCATAACTGGGGGAGGGTTGGTGGCGGTGGGaccatttcaaatttcaacctgCCACCAACAAACAACACCTTACACAAAACCCCCAACATAAGAGAGCAGAGCAGTGCAGTGCAATGCAGCATATCAAATTTTCTATACATATAATACGGCTTTGATTATGGTTTTGACTTATGACAAGTTTCACCCAATAGAAACTGCCAGCCCACTGTCTCTCTGATTATAAACCGCAAACACATCAATTTTCTTatcttattaatattttgaggtgtaaatgtaataatatttaacatttgAATGCAAGCACTTGATAGGATAGGAGGTAACTGTTCTACTGTTGCCATACCATGCATGCAGTGGTGAATTTCTGCAAATAGAAAATAACGTTAAGAGTCCAATTCGCATAGCATAAGCAAACACAGAACATCCATGGAAGTGACCGCCCCATTCTAAAAGTCATTAAAGAAAACCAAATCAAACATTGGAATCATCATCGGGTGTTCATGTAACTCCCCGGACACTTTCTGGCTTTGTCTTCAACATTTTCTCTATTTATATATCTACAACTTTGAGTTTCTTCATCAATTTACTTCCTTTTCACTACTTGTAATACCCTATATATCTCGTTATTTTCAGCCTGCATTTTAGTCAATCCAGTTTCAATGGCTGCTTTTGCTTCAATCTCCGCATCTTCATTGCCCGCCCCTGCTACAATTCCTTTTGCCAAAGGATCTATTTCTCAGCACAAAAGCTTCACCACCATTGTAAGTGATCCTTTTTGGGGAAAACTACAATGTGAATAGTAAGGCAGATTGAACCGACCAATGAGGTCTCGGtttaatgacaaaataaaaactttggGACCTTTCTACCTATGTAAATAATACTGGCTCATCATGTGTAGATCTCATCCAACCGAGTTTTTATTGCAGGGATGTCCTGTAGTATGCAATGGATTGAAGCTTATTCCAAAGATTCAATTCTCCAAGGAGAGAAACAAATTTTCGACTCGATCTAGCTGCTTTAAGACATCAGTTTCATGCTCTCTTGTAAGAAACTTGTAGACCATGTCTttgtttcgttttttttttattcttattacaATTGACTTTAGTACATGAAATCGTCATTAAGCTCATTATCTTCGTACATATTGGATTCCACTAGGCTCAACCTGAGACATTGAAAACCGTCCAAAATACCATTGCCAAGCAATTGTCAATTGATGCGAGTTCAGTGACTCCTGATACTAAATTTGCTGATCTAGGAGCTGATTCACTTGACACGGTGCGTTACACCTTTTACAAGACATATCCacatttgtgttttttttaaccCTTTCAGTTTCTTACATCATGAGCATAATATCCTGGTTCATTTCTTATGTTTTGTTTGATGTCAAATTCATTTCAGGTGGAGATAATGATGGCGTTGGAGGAACAATTTGGAGTTTCAGTCGGAGAAGGCGGAGCTGAGAACATCACAACCGTCCAAGATGCCGCGGACTTGATTGAGAAAGTGAAAGCTGCTGCTGCATAGGCCACTTACAAGAATACCagaacttattttcttttagttcCTATAAATGCCACCaaagaaaaaatcataaattacaGTAATcgattttccttttctttcctacAAGGTGTGGCactatttttctttccttttgctTAACCAAGAGGGCAATTTTTGTAACAGGGTGGATCTTAAATTGTAGCCTGTCACTTGtctctttgttcttttctgTTTCATGCAAAAGCAAGAACGAAAACAGTAAAGCCAATGAATAAATGCATGAATCAACTTGAGCTTTGTTTTCAGATATGCAACTTACAGCTTCTTCCGGTGAGAATCCGGTTAAAATCTGGCTGAAAAATGAAACTTACAACTAATATAAGGAGATCATTATCTAAGCAACAAAGATAAGAGTTTGTTAACCCCCATTTGCAGGGTGTATTGTTCCTTCTCTTTTCAAAACAAGAAAACATGTAATAAGAAAGTTGTATTTAGCCTATCCTAAAATTTTTGGCAGGTTTTGCAACCAAGATAGGGCTGTAATTGATGGGTAATGCAATGACACCCTCAGAGGAATACCATCATCTGAAAGGCCCTTATCTTAAATATACATACAATGGTCAAACGGTAGCACAAAAACATGGTTAGGATTATTTGATAAGAGAGCATCAGTCACTTAACAGCATGTATATTGAAGAAATACACCAGAAAAAAGCATGAAGAAAATACCAATAAACAAGAAAGATTCAAACTTAAACGTATTCTCCAACTGACAAATAAACCTCATTCATTTAAAGGATCATAGCCTTTTTGGaacccaaaagtttagaaaagTAGCTGTTAAAGAGGGTGATAATCCAAGCAAAAAGGAAAGTATTTATCATACACCAGTATATATGCACTCAGAAATAACATTCACAAGCTACATAACCATGTATGTTCAAATAGAGAAAAGTATTTGCCCATTGATTTCATGGATTCGGAAGAGACCAACCAATTCAGCTAATGAAATTCATATTATGTACATTCAAGCAAGAAATGTATATCAGATAAAAGAAGCTCTCAGGGGCccattttatattcttttttgaTCAATTTGTAGTCTAAGTTCAATTCCTAATTTTCATTTGTTGGTACATATGAAAGCTCATTCAGCTTGGCTATACACATGCAgctatctaatttttaattcctTGGACCTCAATAATctcataaattatattttcaataaactGTGTGCCCGCACAGAATCAACTTACCATCAAATTTTGGCAGTTACTCTTCAAAACGTCTGAACCAATCAGAAATTGTTCTTGAGAGCACTTTAGTTTCACTCAGTGAAAGAGTCTTAAATCCCTGAGCAATAGCATCTGCCGGAGTGTATACATATCCTGCTTGCCATTTTGGTTCCTGATCAGGCAAagtaaatttaacatattcaagaTGCGTACCATTATGAACATGGAAACTCAATGTATCCATGCTCGCCACACAGCCAGATGTATAGAGAAGGTGAGGGACAGAGGGGTGAACAAGGGAGGCAGAAAGAAATAAACTTTGCATGTCATACCAGCACACACGGTGTTATATGGTTGCCACTTAATTGGACCTTTTCTAGCGTCCCAGCAATAGACTCCACGCGAGGCTTCAATGTCTCTTCAAGGAGATCAGTTTCATCAATTGTGTCAAAGTTGAACTTCACCTAAAAACAGATGTAGGTTCACAAGAATAAACACAATAGCAACCTACAACATCTAATTAACCAAATAGAATGCACAAAATGTATACCAGTAGTGTATGTTGGACATTGTATTTGTTCTTGCAACATTCACGGTTCTCAGAAGGTGTTGGCTTGAACTCTGATATCCCTTGTGTGACCTAAAGGAAACAAGATTACAAAgtgaaagtaaaaaattaatgtcCACCTGTCCAGGGGAATCTCACTAGCATCAAAGAAGCATCAGAGGAAAATTGGTCTAATCAAACTAGCAAATCACCACTATCCTCACTTTTGTGTTACATTTGCTCAATAAGATTCAAGTTACAAACTCCAAATTGGAGTCTCATCCACTAGAACAGTCTAAACACAATAAGTTGAAACCGCATGGCAGAGAGAAGAAAGAACCAATTACAGTGCACAATAGACTCGGTCACTTCATGTAGTATCTCAGACAACTTTGTAAAAGACAGATACATACCTGACCAAAAACGGAGGGCAACTGATCCACAAAATTGGTGAACGAGACAAAGGCTTCTTGGTCTCTTTCAGGTATCATTGCTCCAGCAGTGTCAATAAACATCTTCCACGCATCATCTGCAGCGTTTGCAATGAAAAATTACATCCAAAtaatctcatattatttatgcATACAAAAGGATAATGTGTATGTTAACAATGCACACGCATTATAAAATCATGCTGTATTTTGAATAGTCATGGTTATACAACAGGGGAAGACATCAAGTCTAtgattccaaaagaaaaaaaactatcaCAGTATAGCACCAAATTTATTAGCAAGCCAAAAGTCGCTAAGCAAGAGTTAGAATGTAATTTACCTGAAGCACTCCTAGCCATTGAATACATTGGAGATGTTTCTACCATTGGCATCATCTGCCTAACTAGAGGACCCAACTGCAAAGTATTATCACCAGTTTTACCATTACGCAGTTCATTAGACAAACATGCAAGGGCAAGAACTAACAAGATTCATACAGGCTCTGTGAGTGCAAACTTATAAACAACATCAAAAAGCTCTGGATGATGAAGTATCAATAACAAGCAAAAACATGAGAGGCTTAATAGAACATTACCAATAATTTTAGTTGATCCCAAGAAAATAAGCCTCATTAACAACACATTATTGCTAATGCTTTACCAAAAAAACTTCGGTTCTAGTAGCTTTTACCTGATAAAAGTTAATAACAGCCATCATCTTTTATGCATGCAATTTATTAACCAACTCAACTCATATAGTATTAACCCTAATAAAGGAATAAGCATCTGACCAAAAATCATTTGGTTATAAGAGGAGCCCAAGTACTTAACAGGTGTGACAACATCACTTAACAACCCCCCCCCCACATGTATAGCTCACAGGGCCTACATGTGGACAACCTCACATCAGGTTTTGGTAGGTAGAACAGCATAACAAACTTGGACTCGGATACCATGTTAAGCATCCAATCTAAAACCTTTTGTTAATAGGAGAAGCCCAATTTTGATAGATGTGAGATAACACCActtaacaacaacaacaaaaaaaaaactaataaatttgGGCAAGTCCACCAAATGTTACCTTCAATTTAAGCTTAGAACCTTCTTTTATTC
This genomic stretch from Gossypium raimondii isolate GPD5lz chromosome 6, ASM2569854v1, whole genome shotgun sequence harbors:
- the LOC105773398 gene encoding acyl carrier protein 2, chloroplastic is translated as MAAFASISASSLPAPATIPFAKGSISQHKSFTTIGCPVVCNGLKLIPKIQFSKERNKFSTRSSCFKTSVSCSLAQPETLKTVQNTIAKQLSIDASSVTPDTKFADLGADSLDTVEIMMALEEQFGVSVGEGGAENITTVQDAADLIEKVKAAAA